One Nitrospirota bacterium genomic region harbors:
- the larC gene encoding nickel pincer cofactor biosynthesis protein LarC yields the protein MKTAYFDCFSGISGDMILGAMLDAGASLDKLREGLACLNLDGFTVSASTVLKKGIKATKADVIIESPDLPDRPLKNIRQIINDSTLDADIKNRSLYILQRLAEAEAVVHNCAVEDVHFHEVGHIDTIVDIVGSVICLQLLGIEKVIASPIDTGGGHVKIAHGTFSIPAPAVAELLKGVPVYSSGVQRELTTPTGAAIITTIASSFGPLPQMKLLSTGYGAGGWDLSEKANILRVFIGEDQYSNEEDEVLVIETNIDDMNPQIYEYVIEKLLQAGALDVYLTQTIMKKSRPGHLLSIIAGLDKLDIIKQIIFQETTTIGIRISKTGRSTLKREIKEIELPQGRVRVKVSGSSESIINIVPEYEDCKRLAHETGLPLKDIIELAKRYAEGG from the coding sequence ATGAAAACAGCCTACTTTGACTGCTTCTCCGGTATAAGCGGAGATATGATATTGGGGGCGATGTTGGATGCCGGGGCCTCTTTGGATAAACTCAGAGAGGGGTTGGCATGTCTTAATCTCGATGGCTTTACTGTCTCCGCATCTACTGTGCTTAAAAAGGGGATAAAGGCCACAAAGGCAGATGTTATTATAGAATCTCCTGACCTACCTGACAGGCCGTTGAAAAACATCCGTCAAATAATCAATGACAGTACACTTGATGCTGATATAAAAAACAGGAGCCTCTACATCCTACAGAGGCTCGCTGAGGCAGAGGCGGTTGTTCATAACTGTGCTGTTGAAGATGTCCACTTTCATGAAGTAGGTCACATTGATACTATCGTTGATATTGTCGGCTCTGTTATATGTCTTCAGTTGTTGGGCATAGAAAAGGTTATTGCATCTCCAATAGACACAGGAGGCGGTCATGTGAAAATCGCCCACGGTACATTTTCTATTCCTGCCCCTGCTGTAGCTGAACTATTAAAAGGGGTACCAGTATATTCAAGTGGTGTACAACGGGAGCTTACTACTCCAACAGGGGCGGCAATAATTACAACAATAGCCTCCTCATTCGGCCCGCTCCCTCAAATGAAACTGCTATCAACCGGATATGGCGCAGGCGGATGGGACCTCAGTGAAAAGGCAAACATCCTCAGGGTATTTATTGGAGAAGATCAATATAGTAATGAAGAAGATGAGGTCTTAGTTATAGAAACAAACATTGATGACATGAATCCGCAGATATACGAATATGTAATTGAAAAACTTCTTCAGGCAGGCGCCCTTGATGTCTATTTAACTCAAACCATAATGAAAAAGAGCAGACCGGGACATTTACTTAGTATTATTGCCGGGCTTGATAAACTGGATATTATAAAACAAATAATCTTTCAGGAGACAACAACAATCGGCATAAGGATTAGCAAGACAGGCCGTTCAACTCTTAAAAGGGAAATAAAAGAAATAGAGCTTCCACAAGGCAGGGTACGGGTAAAGGTATCAGGCAGTTCTGAGAGTATAATAAACATCGTCCCTGAATATGAAGATTGCAAGCGCCTTGCCCATGAAACCGGCCTGCCGCTCAAGGATATAATTGAACTTGCAAAGAGATATGCTGAAGGGGGATGA
- a CDS encoding methyltransferase encodes MQRDMLKGDENEWDKNVPPILNLNDHENSLPFKGRVRVGMGLNPEETLEQMEDVKIIQKKDGYRFNTDSILLSKLSSPKKYSKVLELGTGCGVVSLLLYRKAPTIHITAVELQKDLAELAERNVVLNNLTSHISILHKDIKELPKLFPSAHFDHIITNPPYRTPSSGRTGAHKGKAISNKELTISLREIMKVSRYLLKMKGRFSIIYPVERLADLIIEMRTHRIEPKEIHLINAGNPDKIRFAWIEGAREGKPGMKCRIIEYGRR; translated from the coding sequence TTGCAAAGAGATATGCTGAAGGGGGATGAAAATGAGTGGGACAAGAATGTCCCACCTATCCTTAATCTCAATGACCACGAAAATTCCCTCCCCTTCAAGGGGAGGGTTAGGGTGGGGATGGGGTTAAATCCCGAGGAAACCCTCGAACAAATGGAAGATGTTAAGATAATCCAGAAGAAAGACGGCTATCGTTTTAACACAGACTCAATCCTCCTCTCCAAACTTTCCTCCCCTAAAAAATATTCAAAAGTATTAGAGCTTGGTACCGGCTGTGGAGTTGTGTCTCTTCTCCTATATAGGAAGGCGCCGACTATCCATATTACGGCTGTGGAATTACAGAAGGATCTGGCTGAACTGGCAGAGCGTAATGTGGTCCTCAATAACCTGACATCCCATATTTCAATACTCCATAAAGATATAAAAGAACTCCCCAAATTATTTCCATCCGCACATTTTGATCACATTATAACCAATCCTCCTTACAGAACCCCATCATCCGGCCGCACCGGCGCTCACAAAGGAAAGGCCATATCAAATAAGGAGCTTACCATAAGCCTCAGAGAAATAATGAAGGTCAGCCGGTATCTGCTAAAGATGAAAGGTAGGTTCAGCATCATTTATCCTGTAGAGCGGTTGGCAGACCTCATTATCGAAATGCGTACACACAGGATAGAACCAAAAGAAATCCATCTAATAAACGCCGGCAATCCCGATAAAATACGCTTTGCATGGATTGAAGGGGCAAGGGAAGGAAAGCCCGGAATGAAATGCCGGATAATTGAATACGGCCGCAGGTAA
- a CDS encoding sulfurtransferase TusA family protein — MGVPSKIDVTLNTVGQLCPMPIILTSKKMKEMQSGDVLEVLSDDAGIKKDMPAWCSSTRNEYIGLVEEGNVFKVYVRKA, encoded by the coding sequence ATGGGTGTCCCGTCAAAGATTGATGTAACGCTAAATACTGTCGGACAACTATGTCCTATGCCCATAATATTGACTTCAAAGAAGATGAAAGAGATGCAGAGCGGTGATGTGCTTGAAGTCCTCTCGGATGATGCCGGTATTAAAAAGGATATGCCTGCATGGTGTTCCTCAACCAGGAATGAATATATCGGTCTTGTTGAAGAAGGGAATGTATTTAAGGTATACGTACGTAAGGCATGA
- a CDS encoding transcriptional repressor, with protein MQRRSKQRETILEVLRGTKTHPSAEWVYKEVKKVIPNISLGTVYRNLKLLHSKGEIIEIACSGEEGRFDGNPDLHYHITCIKCGKIGDVEDFVLKEIEGIVAETTGFKILNHCVGFTGICPECKENSKKLEARSKM; from the coding sequence ATGCAACGACGGTCAAAACAAAGAGAGACTATACTTGAGGTACTTAGGGGAACAAAGACCCATCCATCTGCTGAATGGGTTTACAAAGAAGTTAAAAAGGTAATCCCTAACATCAGTCTGGGGACAGTATACAGAAATCTGAAGTTATTACACTCAAAGGGAGAGATAATTGAAATAGCATGCAGTGGTGAAGAAGGCAGGTTTGATGGTAATCCTGACCTTCACTATCACATAACATGTATTAAGTGCGGAAAAATCGGAGATGTAGAAGACTTCGTATTAAAAGAGATAGAGGGAATCGTTGCAGAAACTACAGGGTTTAAGATTCTTAATCACTGTGTGGGGTTTACCGGTATATGTCCGGAGTGTAAGGAGAACAGTAAGAAGTTAGAGGCAAGAAGCAAGATGTAA
- a CDS encoding superoxide dismutase: MSHEIKKFEMGKLEGLSENQISQHKDILYVGYVNKLNEIEDRLGTADRTKANQIYSEYRALKADETFALNGVVLHELYFDNLGGSGGNPTGKIADLINRDFGSAEKWIEDFKACGMAVRGWVMLAYSFYDGRLHNYGADAHHNNYPALAWPLLVMDVYEHAYTIDYGVKRPPYIETFMKNINWDAANRRLERISKIA, encoded by the coding sequence ATGTCACATGAGATAAAGAAGTTTGAGATGGGGAAGTTAGAAGGATTGTCTGAAAATCAGATCTCACAGCACAAGGATATTCTTTATGTAGGATATGTAAACAAGTTAAATGAGATCGAGGACAGGCTGGGAACAGCAGACAGGACCAAGGCCAATCAGATATACAGCGAATACCGCGCCCTCAAGGCAGATGAGACTTTTGCATTAAACGGTGTGGTACTGCATGAACTCTACTTTGATAATCTTGGCGGCAGCGGAGGCAATCCTACAGGTAAGATTGCAGATCTGATAAACCGTGACTTTGGTTCTGCAGAAAAGTGGATTGAGGATTTTAAGGCGTGCGGAATGGCTGTGAGAGGATGGGTAATGCTGGCCTACAGCTTCTATGACGGTAGACTCCACAATTACGGTGCAGATGCCCATCACAACAACTATCCTGCATTAGCATGGCCCCTGCTTGTCATGGATGTTTACGAACATGCCTACACCATTGACTACGGAGTAAAGAGACCGCCATATATTGAAACATTTATGAAGAATATCAATTGGGATGCAGCAAACAGGAGACTGGAAAGGATTTCAAAGATAGCGTAG
- the apbC gene encoding iron-sulfur cluster carrier protein ApbC, whose amino-acid sequence MGISIEDVLSALRVVIDPDLKQDVVSLGFIKDLNIEGRRVSFILELTTPACPLKEQLKASAENAVKGISGVSEVNVEVTSKVASHRMEGNEEVLPGVKNIIAIASGKGGVGKSTVCVGLATALAATGARVGLLDTDIYGPSIPIMMGVKEQPQLKDQKLIPIDKYGIRLMSLGFLISEDTPLIWRGPMVMKAVEQLITDVAWGELDYLLMDLPPGTGDVQLTLAQKVPLTGAVIVTTPQDVALLDVVRGISMFKKLNVPILGIIENMSYFSCPHCGEKTEIFSHGGGETASKKWEVPFLGELPLDLKTRVGGDAGKPVVIDAPDSPQSKIFIEIAEKLAAGISTLGR is encoded by the coding sequence ATGGGAATATCTATAGAGGATGTACTGAGTGCACTAAGGGTTGTTATAGACCCTGATTTAAAGCAGGATGTGGTTTCACTTGGATTTATCAAAGACCTGAATATAGAAGGGAGAAGGGTTTCTTTTATTCTTGAGCTTACTACCCCAGCCTGTCCTTTGAAGGAACAGTTAAAGGCATCTGCTGAGAATGCGGTAAAAGGGATTAGCGGTGTAAGTGAAGTGAATGTTGAGGTTACTTCTAAAGTAGCTTCCCACAGGATGGAAGGGAATGAAGAGGTACTTCCGGGTGTTAAAAATATTATTGCAATTGCCAGTGGTAAGGGAGGTGTAGGAAAATCTACTGTTTGTGTAGGGCTTGCCACAGCGCTTGCTGCCACAGGGGCAAGGGTTGGCTTGCTTGATACTGACATATATGGTCCGAGTATTCCTATAATGATGGGTGTGAAGGAACAGCCCCAGTTAAAGGATCAAAAGCTTATACCAATAGATAAATACGGCATCCGGCTTATGTCTCTTGGTTTTCTGATCTCTGAAGATACGCCTTTGATATGGCGGGGGCCTATGGTTATGAAGGCGGTTGAACAGCTCATTACTGATGTTGCATGGGGAGAGCTTGATTACCTTTTAATGGACCTTCCTCCCGGCACAGGGGATGTCCAGTTGACCCTTGCACAGAAAGTGCCGCTCACAGGGGCAGTAATCGTAACTACCCCGCAGGACGTTGCACTGCTTGATGTTGTGAGAGGTATCTCAATGTTTAAGAAGTTAAATGTGCCGATTCTCGGTATTATCGAGAATATGAGCTATTTCTCTTGTCCCCATTGCGGCGAAAAGACAGAGATATTCAGTCATGGGGGCGGAGAGACAGCATCAAAGAAGTGGGAAGTCCCATTTCTTGGAGAACTTCCGTTAGACTTAAAGACAAGGGTTGGAGGAGATGCAGGCAAGCCAGTAGTGATTGACGCGCCTGATTCTCCACAGAGTAAGATATTTATAGAGATTGCAGAGAAGTTAGCAGCGGGGATAAGTACTTTGGGAAGATGA
- a CDS encoding pantoate--beta-alanine ligase, translated as MNTIQDISEMNSYVIELRREGVTIGLIPTMGALHEGHLSLMEYAKRETDIVIVSIFVNPTQFGPKEDFTEYPRDVEGDKKKLETVGIDTLFLPSASAIFPDGFRTFVEVEGISHIMCGETRPIHFRGVATVVLKLFNIVRPHKAFFGQKDFQQTVVLRRMSDDLNTGVDVVVLPTVREEDGLAMSSRNKYLNQDERKAAAVLYRSLRKAAEMFEGGERSADILKKEMHAMIAGESLVIPEYIVIADPETLQEEQEAGEGTVIALAARTGKTRLIDNIIL; from the coding sequence ATGAATACTATACAAGACATTAGTGAGATGAATAGCTATGTAATAGAGCTTCGCCGTGAAGGGGTGACCATCGGCCTTATTCCCACAATGGGGGCACTTCATGAAGGTCATTTAAGCCTTATGGAATATGCGAAAAGGGAAACTGACATTGTGATTGTCTCCATATTTGTGAATCCAACTCAGTTCGGTCCAAAGGAGGATTTTACGGAATATCCGAGAGACGTGGAGGGCGACAAGAAAAAGTTGGAAACAGTTGGGATAGATACACTCTTTCTCCCTTCTGCCTCTGCTATATTTCCGGATGGGTTCAGGACTTTTGTTGAAGTGGAAGGCATTTCCCATATTATGTGTGGTGAGACGAGACCCATACACTTTAGGGGTGTTGCAACTGTAGTATTGAAACTATTCAATATTGTAAGACCGCATAAGGCATTTTTCGGGCAGAAGGATTTTCAGCAGACAGTAGTTCTGAGAAGGATGTCTGATGATCTGAATACAGGCGTGGATGTGGTAGTTCTGCCGACAGTCCGTGAGGAAGACGGGCTTGCCATGAGCTCAAGGAATAAGTACCTGAATCAGGACGAAAGGAAGGCCGCAGCCGTACTTTACCGTTCACTGAGAAAAGCAGCAGAGATGTTTGAGGGAGGGGAGAGGTCTGCTGACATTTTAAAAAAGGAAATGCACGCGATGATTGCAGGCGAGTCTTTAGTAATTCCTGAGTACATTGTTATTGCCGACCCAGAAACACTTCAGGAAGAACAGGAAGCCGGTGAAGGCACTGTCATAGCCCTTGCAGCAAGAACAGGAAAGACAAGGCTGATTGATAATATTATTTTGTGA